The nucleotide window GAGTCTCATTAATTTTCTCCTCGTAAAATTTTTATATATTGCACCTTATTATTGTTAAAATAGGCTGTTATCTCTTCCGCTAAACTGCCCCTTTACTACAATAAGACGTTCAATATAAAAGGGCAAAAATCCCTTTTGGAACATTGTCTCAGTTTATTTTCATCTGTTATCGTCCATATTTACACCCATAGTCTTTGTACATTCACTAATTTTTGTTCATTGAATTCCATTCTATAAATATCAGGTTTTGAGGTGCTATGTAAAAAATCCAAGTTATAGGTGCTATCGAAATATCTCATCATTAGGGTCATAACAATTCCGTGAGTACCTATCACCATTTTTTCACCTCTAAAAGTTTCTAATAATTCATTTAGGACACTTATAGCTCTATTTTGGCAATCATCATTTGACTCTCCTCCAACTAAAGCGAAATTGGATTCGGAAAATGACTTTTCTAAAAGTGGAAACAGTTCTTTATCTGATACCCGGTTGTTTTCCGAGTAGAATTTCCTCTCTTTTAAATCTTCAAAAATTAAAACTTCCTCTCCTATATGTCGAGCTAGTGGTTCTACAGTTGAAATTGAGCGTATATATGGACTTGAAACAACAATATTAATTTCTTCTTCTTTCAAAATGTCAGTCACTCGTTTGACATCTGAGTTACCTTTTTCAGTCAACCCTCTTGTTCTTTCATTTCCTTCTTTAGGTGATTCAGCGTGCCTTACCATATAAACAAATGTATTCATAATAAAATCCCCCCTACATATCAATTCGCATAATAACTTGGTAATCCTTATTCAACTAAACTGCCCCTTTACTACAATAAGGCGTTCAACAGAAAAGAGTATTAATCTTCCTTGATTAATACCCTCATAAGTTGAATAAGGAATATGTTATTTGTTAGGCTTGGAAATAAAATAGGAACTAGTACCAATTAGGCCACCACCGATCATCGCAAGTGTAGTGCCGACTATAACCCAAAGCGTGGATAACAAAGTGGATAAATATATTCCTACCAATAATATGATTAAACCAACACAATTCAAAATATGAACATTTCTCAAGCCCGCCACCCCATTTCTACAATTAGGAATTCAACAAAAAAGAGCATAATCCTTCTTAGCCAATGCCCTCAGTAGTGGAATAGAAATGGTTTATTTTAATTTTATATTGACAAAAATCATACCACCAAAAGCCCATAACATATAAAATGCAAATACGAAATAAAAGTGATTAGGAAGTAAAGGGAAAAATGCAAATATAATGCCAAGTCCAATTAGATAGATACCTGAATACTTAGCGGCTTTCCTTTTGTCTTTTACTTGACCTTCAACATACCCAGCTAAAATCTGGATTTTCCCTTTTCCCCAAACGATATAAGCAAGCAAAAAATGAAACCCTGCACCTATAAGACCAGCAAGAACCTGCATGTTATCATCTCCTTTAATGCGGTATTATATATCTTTATAATATTACTTCTTCCGCTAATCTGGCCTTTCAGTGGAAGAAGGTATCTCCATTTAATGGTATCACAAAGTGATATTTTCTTTCCTCTTATTATCTAAAGCAGCATATCATACGGAAAACATCCCAAATAAAAAAGACAGGATTTCCTGCCTTTCTGAGTGATGCCCGATAAATCCAGCGTTGGATTACCAAACAATCCTTTCTCTCCTGCTGTCTCTTTTTGATACACACTCATTGATTTAATATGTAAGGTTTTTATGTATGGTTCCTTGCACGGAACGCAGCTCTTCTACAGGAATTTGACCAGGTGCCGATGCATCTTTCCCTGCTGCAAATGTGAAGTCAGAACCGAACACTTCCCCGGCGAGCCGGCTAATAACGCCTGTTCCTGCCATAGACATGGTGATTAATGGACGGTCTGCATATTCCGTTTTCATGGTATAGGTTGCATCTAGCAAGGTTAATACATCTCCGGCATTTCGCGGCATAACCGCTAGTTTCAGGATATGTGCCCCGTAATCCTGCATTTGGCAAAGCCTTTTGAGGATTTCCTCCTTCGAAGGGGTTTTTTCGAAATCATGATTTGACATGATGACGTATACAGCATTATCGTTTGCTGTTGCAATTAGTTGTTCAATACTTTCCTTTTTACTGAATAATTCAACATCGATTAAGTCAATTTGCTTTGTTTGGATGGCCGTTTCATTTAGTTTTGCATAGAAAACATCGCTGATTTCTTTCTTCCCGCCTTCTTTATGGCTCCTAAATGTGAATAGCAACAATTCCTTTTCAAAGATAGTTCTTAATTTCGTCAATAAGACTTTGACCTTATCAAGATTTTCGACATGCTCATAAAGATCGGCTCGCCATTCAACGACATCTGGAGCAAGCTCCCTTACAAAAGCCGCCTCCTCTAGGATTTCTTCCTCTGTTTCCCCAACGAGCGGCACGATGATCTTTGGGATTCCTTCCCCAATCTTCATGTTTTTAATGTTCCATGTCGTCATAGTAACCCCTCCTCTATGTCTCAAGTATCCAA belongs to Pradoshia eiseniae and includes:
- a CDS encoding histidine phosphatase family protein, whose protein sequence is MNTFVYMVRHAESPKEGNERTRGLTEKGNSDVKRVTDILKEEEINIVVSSPYIRSISTVEPLARHIGEEVLIFEDLKERKFYSENNRVSDKELFPLLEKSFSESNFALVGGESNDDCQNRAISVLNELLETFRGEKMVIGTHGIVMTLMMRYFDSTYNLDFLHSTSKPDIYRMEFNEQKLVNVQRLWV
- the aroD gene encoding type I 3-dehydroquinate dehydratase; this encodes MTTWNIKNMKIGEGIPKIIVPLVGETEEEILEEAAFVRELAPDVVEWRADLYEHVENLDKVKVLLTKLRTIFEKELLLFTFRSHKEGGKKEISDVFYAKLNETAIQTKQIDLIDVELFSKKESIEQLIATANDNAVYVIMSNHDFEKTPSKEEILKRLCQMQDYGAHILKLAVMPRNAGDVLTLLDATYTMKTEYADRPLITMSMAGTGVISRLAGEVFGSDFTFAAGKDASAPGQIPVEELRSVQGTIHKNLTY